The DNA sequence TGCACTTCTCCCTGTTGACATGAAACCCCCGAAATATCTGCGGGAAGACAATGCATGTAGAGCGCTTCGCCGTTTTTGGTGCGTTTCATTTTGGTTTCGTCACATTCCCAATCCATATACTGTGCATTATTGGCAAGGCAAACTTTTTCCAACTCTTTTAAGCCAGTCACATCTTTTGCTGTCAATAGTTCAGTGCGTTGCTCCATCACATGAAATGGCGCCCAGCTTTTGGGATAAACAATATCGGCATCGGTGAAGGCCTCCTCCATCGAGTTGGAAATCGCAAAAGAACCGCCACTGGCAGCGGCATTTTTTCCGGCAATTTCAACAATTTCAGGGACCAGGTCGTAACCCTTTGGGTAGGCGAGATGGACATTCATCCCGAAGCGGGTCATCAGCGCGATAATACCTTGCGGCACAGACAAAGGTTTACCGTAACTCGGCGAGTAAGCCCAGGTCATGGCAATCTTCTTTCCCCGCAGGTTTTCAAGCGACCCGTATTCATTGACCAGGTGCAGCAGATCGGCCATGGATTGCGTAGGATGGTCGAGGTCGCACTGGAGGTTGACAACTCCCGGACGTTGAGGAAGAACGCCACCGGCAAAGCCTTCATCAAGCGCCTCCCCTACTTCACGCATGAAACGGTTGCCCTCTCCAAGGTACATGTCGTCACGGATGCCGATGATATCAGAAAGAAAGGAAATCATGTTGGCTGTCTCCCGGTTGGTTTCGCCGTGGGAAAGCTGCGATTTTTCCTCATCCAGGTCCTGAACGGCCAGCCCAAGCAGGTTGCAGGCTGATGCGAACGAAAACCGTGTACGGGTCGATTTGTCCCTGAACATTGAGACAGCCAGGCCGGAGTCAAACATTTTCAGTGAAATATTCTCAGCTCGCATTTGTTTCATGGCCTGAGCCAAATGAAGGATCATTTCAAGTTCGGTATCGGTTTTTTCCCAGGTTAGAAGGAAGTCTTTGCCATACATCGAATTTTCGATCCCTTCGAGGGAGGAGATGTACTTATTTAGTTTCATTTGTTCAAATGCTTTTCCGTGAATAAAGAATTGATTTTCTATAATGTTGATGAAAAAATCTCGGCATACGCCGCATAAAATGCTGATGCTGTGACCAAATCGGAAATTGGCGTTTTTTCATTGGGAGCGTGTGCCATCACTTCATTTCCAGGACCAAAGCCAAGTACCGGGATTCCGTAAATGCCATTGATAGTGACGCCATTGGTCGAAAAAGTCCATTTGTCCACCAATGGCTTTTTATCAAAAAGTCCGGTGAAGGCTTCCACACCGGTTTGAATTGCAGGGTGAGATTCGGGCAGCAGCCAGGTGGGATAATATTGTTCCATACCAAACTCCAACCCTGTCCAGCCTTTCTGTTTGTAATAAGGCACCACCACTTTTGCTTCCATCCCCGACACAATTTTAGTGATTTCAGCAACCGCCAACTCTTTGGTCTCTCCCCAGGTCAGCCGACGGTCTAAGTGAATCTTGGCATAATCAGCCACTGCACACAGCGAAGGTGCGCCCGATTGAAACTCAGAAATCGTGATGCTTCCTTTGCCCAGAAACTCATCAAATCGAAGGTTTTCGTTCAGCTTTTCAATTTCAAGACAAGCTCGTGAGGCCATATAAATGGCATTCTTCCCGCGTTCAGGCGCCGAGCCGTGCGCCGACAAGCCGGTAAAGATCACATCCATCTCCATCCTGCCGCGCTGTCCGCGATAAATGTTCAGGTTGGTAGGTTCGGTGCTGATGACCACGTCGGGATGAATACTTTCTTTTTCGACAAGGTATTTCCAGCATAAGCCGTCACAATCTTCCTCGATTACACTACCGACAAACAGTACGGTCAGGTCTTTGGCTATTCCCAACTCTTTGATGATTTTTCCGGCGGTGATAAAAGCCGCCACCCCACCCTTTTGATCCACCGAACCACGCCCATGCACAAATCCATCCCTGATCTCTCCGCTAAAAGGATCGAAACTCCAGTTGTCCAAATTTCCAACATCTACCGTATCTACATGGCC is a window from the Bacteroidales bacterium genome containing:
- the ygeW gene encoding knotted carbamoyltransferase YgeW — its product is MKLNKYISSLEGIENSMYGKDFLLTWEKTDTELEMILHLAQAMKQMRAENISLKMFDSGLAVSMFRDKSTRTRFSFASACNLLGLAVQDLDEEKSQLSHGETNRETANMISFLSDIIGIRDDMYLGEGNRFMREVGEALDEGFAGGVLPQRPGVVNLQCDLDHPTQSMADLLHLVNEYGSLENLRGKKIAMTWAYSPSYGKPLSVPQGIIALMTRFGMNVHLAYPKGYDLVPEIVEIAGKNAAASGGSFAISNSMEEAFTDADIVYPKSWAPFHVMEQRTELLTAKDVTGLKELEKVCLANNAQYMDWECDETKMKRTKNGEALYMHCLPADISGVSCQQGEVQKEVFEKYRIKTYIEAGYKPYIIAAMIFANKFSNPAGMLRKLLKNKSFRKLG
- a CDS encoding YgeY family selenium metabolism-linked hydrolase is translated as MVNSKEIVALANKYSAFTAENLSALVKIKSMSGGEKEVVHEIKKQMLTAGFDEVRFDGLGNVIGRIGNGKRMLAIDGHVDTVDVGNLDNWSFDPFSGEIRDGFVHGRGSVDQKGGVAAFITAGKIIKELGIAKDLTVLFVGSVIEEDCDGLCWKYLVEKESIHPDVVISTEPTNLNIYRGQRGRMEMDVIFTGLSAHGSAPERGKNAIYMASRACLEIEKLNENLRFDEFLGKGSITISEFQSGAPSLCAVADYAKIHLDRRLTWGETKELAVAEITKIVSGMEAKVVVPYYKQKGWTGLEFGMEQYYPTWLLPESHPAIQTGVEAFTGLFDKKPLVDKWTFSTNGVTINGIYGIPVLGFGPGNEVMAHAPNEKTPISDLVTASAFYAAYAEIFSSTL